In Labrus bergylta chromosome 1, fLabBer1.1, whole genome shotgun sequence, one genomic interval encodes:
- the trim2a gene encoding tripartite motif-containing protein 2 isoform X1 — MASEGSTLPSPVVRQIDKQFLICSICLDRYENPKVLPCLHTFCERCLQNYIPAHSLTLSCPVCRQTSILPEKGVAALQNNFFITNLMDVLQRAPDSCSQEAAALNNITTVAAGQLLSCPNHGGNVMEFYCPPCETAMCQECTSGEHGEHPTVPLKDVVEQHKASLQDQLDAVKKRLPEIDSALQTLSEILQQLTNQKSSIEDGIHTTFDELQKTLNVRKSVLLMELEVNYGLKQKVLQAQLDSLLQGQDGINSSCNFTEQALSHGSEAEVLLVKKQMSERLMELASQELPLQPGENDQLDFNVETEGLKKSIHNLGTIVTTNAVASETIATGEGLRHCVVGVPTSITITTKDKDRELCKMGNAVIRAEISSPDGSKGEGEILDNKNGTYEFLFTAPKEGTFHLSLRLYDQHIKGSPFKVKATKSIDVSPTSDGMKKRLKSPGSGHIKQKAIKRPASMYSSGRRKENPIEDDLIFRIGTKGRNKGEFTNLQGVAASALGKVLIADSNNQCVQIFSNDGLFKSRFGVRGRTPGQLQRPTGVAVHPNGDIIIADYDNKWVSIFSSEGKFKNKIGSGKLMGPKGVSVDKNGHVIVVDNKACCVFIFQVNGKLVTKFGNRGNGDRQFAGTLNGPHFAAVNNNNEIIVTDFHNHSVKVFNTEGEFLLKFGSNGEGNGQFNAPTGVAVDVNGNIIVADWGNSRIQVFDGSGSFLSYINTSADPLYGPQGLALTSDGHVVVADSGNHCFKVYRYLQ, encoded by the exons ATGGCCAGTGAAGGCTCAACTCTTCCCAGCCCAGTGGTCCGTCAGATCGACAAGCAGTTCCTGATCTGCAGCATATGTCTGGACCGCTACGAGAACCCCAAAGTCCTGCCCTGCCTACACACCTTCTGTGAGAG gtgccTTCAGAATTACATCCCGGCCCACAGCCTCACACTGTCCTGCCCCGTGTGCCGCCAGACCTCCATCCTGCCGGAGAAAGGTGTGGCGGCGTTGCAGAATAACTTCTTCATCACCAACCTGATGGACGTGCTGCAGCGGGCGCCGGACAGCTGCAGCCAGGAGGCCGCCGCCCTCAACAACATCACAACTGTGGCTGCAGGACAACTGCTGTCCTGCCCCAACCATGGAGGCAAC GTCATGGAGTTTTACTGTCCTCCATGTGAGACGGCCATGTGTCAGGAGTGTACGAGCGGAGAACACGGAGAACACCCAACTGTGCCTCTGAAAGATGTAGTGGAACAACACAAGGCCTCATTACAGGACCAGCTCGATGCTGTTAAGAAGAG GTTGCCAGAGATCGACTCAGCGTTGCAGACGCTGTCAGAGATCCTGCAGCAGCTGACCAATCAAAAGAGCTCCATTGAGGATGGCATCCACACAACCTTTGATGAGCTGCAGAAGACTCTCAATGTGCGCAAGAGTGTTTTACTCATGGAGCTGGAAGTCAACTATGGCCTCAAGCAGAAG gtgCTCCAGGCCCAGCTGGACAGCCTGCTGCAGGGTCAGGACGGCATCAACAGCAGCTGTAACTTCACGGAGCAGGCTCTGAGCCACGGCAGCGAGGCCGAGGTGCTGCTGGTAAAGAAACAGATGAGTGAACGTCTCATGGAGCTCGCTAGCCAGGAGCTTCCTCTGCAGCCCGGAGAGAACGACCAGCTGGACTTCAACGTGGAGACGGAGGGACTCAAAAAGTCCATCCACAACCTGGGCACTATTGTGACAACTAACGCCGTGGCCTCTGAGACTATAGCTACAGGTGAAGGGCTGCGACATTGTGTGGTAGGAGTACCCACCTCCATCACCATAACCActaaagacaaagacagagagctgTGCAAGATGGGAAACGCAGTCATCAGGGCGGAAATCTCTTCACCTGACGGGAGCAAAGGTGAAGGAGAGATTCTGGACAATAAGAATGGCACTTATGAGTTTCTGTTCACTGCACCAAAAGAGGGGACTTTTCATTTATCACTGCGGTTATACGACCAACATATCAAAGGAAGCCCCTTTAAGGTGAAGGCCACCAAGTCCATAGATGTGTCCCCGACTTCAGACGGCATGAAGAAGAGGCTGAAGTCTCCAGGAAGTGGTCACATCAAGCAGAAGGCCATAAAGAGGCCAGCCAGTATGTACAGCAGtgggaggaggaaagagaaccCCATCGAGGACGACCTCATATTCAGGATCG GGACAAAAGGCCGAAACAAAGGAGAGTTCACAAACCTGCAGGGAGTGGCTGCCTCCGCTTTGGGAAAGGTTCTGATAGCAGACAGCAACAACCAGTGCGTCCAG ATTTTCTCAAACGATGGTTTGTTCAAAAGCCGGTTCGGGGTCCGAGGCAGAACACCGGGTCAACTGCAGCGGCCAACGGGTGTGGCCGTCCACCCAAACGGTGACATCATCATCGCTGACTACGATAACAAATGGGTCAGCATCTTCTCAAGTGAAGGCAAGTTTAAG AACAAGATCGGCTCGGGGAAGCTGATGGGTCCTAAAGGTGTGTCAGTGGACAAAAACGGACACGTCATCGTGGTGGACAACAAGGCCTGTTGCGTCTTCATCTTTCAGGTCAACGGCAAGCTTGTCACCAAATTTGGTAATCGTGGCAACGGCGACAGGCAGTTTGCAGGTACACTCAATG GTCCTCACTTTGCTgctgtcaacaacaacaatgaaatcATAGTGACAGATTTCCACAACCACTCAGTCAAA GTGTTCAACACAGAAGGGGAATTCCTGCTGAAGTTTGGTTCTAACGGTGAGGGTAACGGGCAGTTCAACGCTCCCACAGGAGTGGCAGTGGATGTCAATGGAAACATCATAGTGGCAGACTGGGGCAACAGCAGGATACAG gtgTTTGATGGCAGCGGTTCATTCCTGTCCTACATCAACACCTCAGCAGACCCGCTGTATGGCCCGCAGGGACTGGCTCTGACCTCGGACGGACACGTTGTGGTTGCAGATTCTGGCAACCACTGCTTCAAAGTTTACCGCTACCTGCAGTAG
- the trim2a gene encoding tripartite motif-containing protein 2 isoform X2 — protein sequence MASEGSTLPSPVVRQIDKQFLICSICLDRYENPKVLPCLHTFCERCLQNYIPAHSLTLSCPVCRQTSILPEKGVAALQNNFFITNLMDVLQRAPDSCSQEAAALNNITTVAAGQLLSCPNHGGNVMEFYCPPCETAMCQECTSGEHGEHPTVPLKDVVEQHKASLQDQLDAVKKRLPEIDSALQTLSEILQQLTNQKSSIEDGIHTTFDELQKTLNVRKSVLLMELEVNYGLKQKVLQAQLDSLLQGQDGINSSCNFTEQALSHGSEAEVLLVKKQMSERLMELASQELPLQPGENDQLDFNVETEGLKKSIHNLGTIVTTNAVASETIATGEGLRHCVVGVPTSITITTKDKDRELCKMGNAVIRAEISSPDGSKGEGEILDNKNGTYEFLFTAPKEGTFHLSLRLYDQHIKGSPFKVKATKSIDVSPTSDGMKKRLKSPGSGHIKQKAIKRPASMYSSGRRKENPIEDDLIFRIGTKGRNKGEFTNLQGVAASALGKVLIADSNNQCVQIFSNDGLFKSRFGVRGRTPGQLQRPTGVAVHPNGDIIIADYDNKWVSIFSSEGKFKNKIGSGKLMGPKGVSVDKNGHVIVVDNKACCVFIFQVNGKLVTKFGNRGNGDRQFAGPHFAAVNNNNEIIVTDFHNHSVKVFNTEGEFLLKFGSNGEGNGQFNAPTGVAVDVNGNIIVADWGNSRIQVFDGSGSFLSYINTSADPLYGPQGLALTSDGHVVVADSGNHCFKVYRYLQ from the exons ATGGCCAGTGAAGGCTCAACTCTTCCCAGCCCAGTGGTCCGTCAGATCGACAAGCAGTTCCTGATCTGCAGCATATGTCTGGACCGCTACGAGAACCCCAAAGTCCTGCCCTGCCTACACACCTTCTGTGAGAG gtgccTTCAGAATTACATCCCGGCCCACAGCCTCACACTGTCCTGCCCCGTGTGCCGCCAGACCTCCATCCTGCCGGAGAAAGGTGTGGCGGCGTTGCAGAATAACTTCTTCATCACCAACCTGATGGACGTGCTGCAGCGGGCGCCGGACAGCTGCAGCCAGGAGGCCGCCGCCCTCAACAACATCACAACTGTGGCTGCAGGACAACTGCTGTCCTGCCCCAACCATGGAGGCAAC GTCATGGAGTTTTACTGTCCTCCATGTGAGACGGCCATGTGTCAGGAGTGTACGAGCGGAGAACACGGAGAACACCCAACTGTGCCTCTGAAAGATGTAGTGGAACAACACAAGGCCTCATTACAGGACCAGCTCGATGCTGTTAAGAAGAG GTTGCCAGAGATCGACTCAGCGTTGCAGACGCTGTCAGAGATCCTGCAGCAGCTGACCAATCAAAAGAGCTCCATTGAGGATGGCATCCACACAACCTTTGATGAGCTGCAGAAGACTCTCAATGTGCGCAAGAGTGTTTTACTCATGGAGCTGGAAGTCAACTATGGCCTCAAGCAGAAG gtgCTCCAGGCCCAGCTGGACAGCCTGCTGCAGGGTCAGGACGGCATCAACAGCAGCTGTAACTTCACGGAGCAGGCTCTGAGCCACGGCAGCGAGGCCGAGGTGCTGCTGGTAAAGAAACAGATGAGTGAACGTCTCATGGAGCTCGCTAGCCAGGAGCTTCCTCTGCAGCCCGGAGAGAACGACCAGCTGGACTTCAACGTGGAGACGGAGGGACTCAAAAAGTCCATCCACAACCTGGGCACTATTGTGACAACTAACGCCGTGGCCTCTGAGACTATAGCTACAGGTGAAGGGCTGCGACATTGTGTGGTAGGAGTACCCACCTCCATCACCATAACCActaaagacaaagacagagagctgTGCAAGATGGGAAACGCAGTCATCAGGGCGGAAATCTCTTCACCTGACGGGAGCAAAGGTGAAGGAGAGATTCTGGACAATAAGAATGGCACTTATGAGTTTCTGTTCACTGCACCAAAAGAGGGGACTTTTCATTTATCACTGCGGTTATACGACCAACATATCAAAGGAAGCCCCTTTAAGGTGAAGGCCACCAAGTCCATAGATGTGTCCCCGACTTCAGACGGCATGAAGAAGAGGCTGAAGTCTCCAGGAAGTGGTCACATCAAGCAGAAGGCCATAAAGAGGCCAGCCAGTATGTACAGCAGtgggaggaggaaagagaaccCCATCGAGGACGACCTCATATTCAGGATCG GGACAAAAGGCCGAAACAAAGGAGAGTTCACAAACCTGCAGGGAGTGGCTGCCTCCGCTTTGGGAAAGGTTCTGATAGCAGACAGCAACAACCAGTGCGTCCAG ATTTTCTCAAACGATGGTTTGTTCAAAAGCCGGTTCGGGGTCCGAGGCAGAACACCGGGTCAACTGCAGCGGCCAACGGGTGTGGCCGTCCACCCAAACGGTGACATCATCATCGCTGACTACGATAACAAATGGGTCAGCATCTTCTCAAGTGAAGGCAAGTTTAAG AACAAGATCGGCTCGGGGAAGCTGATGGGTCCTAAAGGTGTGTCAGTGGACAAAAACGGACACGTCATCGTGGTGGACAACAAGGCCTGTTGCGTCTTCATCTTTCAGGTCAACGGCAAGCTTGTCACCAAATTTGGTAATCGTGGCAACGGCGACAGGCAGTTTGCAG GTCCTCACTTTGCTgctgtcaacaacaacaatgaaatcATAGTGACAGATTTCCACAACCACTCAGTCAAA GTGTTCAACACAGAAGGGGAATTCCTGCTGAAGTTTGGTTCTAACGGTGAGGGTAACGGGCAGTTCAACGCTCCCACAGGAGTGGCAGTGGATGTCAATGGAAACATCATAGTGGCAGACTGGGGCAACAGCAGGATACAG gtgTTTGATGGCAGCGGTTCATTCCTGTCCTACATCAACACCTCAGCAGACCCGCTGTATGGCCCGCAGGGACTGGCTCTGACCTCGGACGGACACGTTGTGGTTGCAGATTCTGGCAACCACTGCTTCAAAGTTTACCGCTACCTGCAGTAG